In Halarcobacter bivalviorum, a genomic segment contains:
- a CDS encoding DMT family transporter: MPQNINSFQKIKSIDTGVLFMLLSSLFGALNGAIAKILSDSMDPVEVVFYRNLIGGLIILYSLQKIKVSFNTSKIHLLFLRGLFGGTAMVLFFYTISTIPLGEAVVLNKTSPFFVTILAYYLMKEKINLATFFALIIGFIGVIFIMKPFGIEISLDHIFGILGGFFSAAAYATIKKIKDIYDARVIMLSFMGVGMLIPLGLFLFTPYVQFQIHTDPFIWSLIAFMALISTASQWLLTKAYSLSKASIIGVVSYTNIPFALGFGVILGDSFPDIYTFIGIVLIVIGGILVSKKTTKSEKRD, translated from the coding sequence TTGCCTCAAAATATTAACTCTTTTCAAAAAATAAAATCAATAGATACTGGTGTTCTTTTTATGCTTTTAAGTTCTCTTTTTGGAGCACTTAATGGAGCAATAGCAAAAATATTATCTGATTCTATGGACCCTGTTGAAGTGGTTTTTTATAGAAATTTGATTGGAGGTTTGATTATTTTATATAGTCTACAAAAGATAAAAGTCTCTTTTAATACTTCAAAAATTCATCTGCTTTTTTTAAGAGGTTTATTTGGTGGAACAGCGATGGTACTGTTCTTTTACACTATTTCAACTATTCCTCTTGGAGAAGCTGTTGTTTTAAATAAAACGTCGCCTTTTTTTGTGACAATTCTTGCATACTATTTGATGAAAGAGAAGATTAATCTAGCTACTTTTTTTGCTCTTATTATAGGTTTTATAGGAGTTATATTTATTATGAAACCTTTTGGTATAGAGATTTCTTTGGACCATATCTTTGGTATTTTAGGCGGTTTTTTCTCAGCTGCTGCTTATGCAACTATAAAGAAAATCAAAGATATTTATGATGCTAGAGTTATTATGCTTTCTTTTATGGGAGTTGGTATGCTTATTCCTTTAGGTCTATTTTTATTTACTCCTTATGTACAGTTTCAGATACATACTGACCCTTTTATTTGGAGTTTAATTGCTTTTATGGCTCTTATTTCTACTGCTTCACAATGGTTATTAACAAAGGCATATAGTCTAAGTAAGGCTAGTATCATTGGTGTTGTTAGTTATACTAATATTCCTTTTGCTTTAGGCTTTGGTGTTATCTTAGGAGATAGTTTCCCTGATATATATACATTTATTGGTATTGTACTTATTGTTATTGGTGGGATTTTAGTAAGTAAAAAAACTACAAAGAGTGAAAAAAGAGATTAG
- a CDS encoding 7TM diverse intracellular signaling domain-containing protein, whose product MIFKYIIILNILLMSLFGNNFFNIEINERDKSVDNFDFLYYKSNENITIKEIVDINFKEKSSNNFSLGYVPQELWIKLKIKNNSQNSNFILTVNEHFYEKFNLYYFDKKWIKKENGMFTSIKNREVKTNKLSFIINLPQNETKTYYLQLKGKYAYFGKLLLYTNDEFYLNNQLGINTFYTFIFGIFTIILIFTAFLFFKLKEKVYFFYFGYSFFYLIYTLNISGVLAYVDLHYYVYELQATGAFTTAFLTLFSMKYLNTKNHLKYFNILLTVITYILFILGFLLIYSYTPWNKVINNTVGFINLLLIISSIILYFKGYVYTKYYIFIMLLFFTFIILFTSMVGGVFEYNVITRHGYIGASTLELIFFTLLLVNKYAVAKNRQIKYQNELLLFKNNQEILLKEEVEKRTEALNRTNKKLSNLVNERELLLKEVFHRVKNNFHMIIGMLWFESQKHKENDIFTELTNRIKSMSKLHEYLLYSSKDLKHISTKDYLHGIIDNIIISYSRKEFYLNYKIDDTFLEFEEALSLGVIINEIISNSIKHNKNINNHISLSFEEVNSILKLEIKDNGKEFSLLEKGLGLNLVEEFSRKLNNSKYFFSFENGTCFTLEFLKKEINE is encoded by the coding sequence TTGATTTTTAAATATATAATAATATTAAATATTTTATTGATGTCACTATTTGGAAATAATTTTTTTAATATAGAGATTAATGAAAGAGATAAAAGTGTTGATAATTTTGATTTTCTATACTATAAAAGTAATGAGAATATAACAATTAAGGAAATTGTAGATATAAACTTCAAAGAAAAATCTTCTAATAATTTTTCTTTAGGCTATGTTCCCCAAGAGCTTTGGATAAAGTTAAAAATAAAAAATAATAGTCAAAACTCAAATTTTATTTTAACAGTAAATGAGCATTTTTATGAAAAATTCAATCTATATTATTTTGATAAAAAATGGATAAAAAAAGAGAATGGTATGTTTACTTCTATAAAAAATAGAGAAGTAAAAACAAATAAATTATCTTTTATCATAAATTTACCACAAAATGAAACAAAAACTTATTATCTTCAATTAAAAGGTAAATATGCCTATTTTGGAAAGTTATTATTATATACTAATGATGAGTTTTATTTAAATAATCAATTGGGTATTAATACTTTTTATACTTTTATTTTTGGTATTTTTACAATTATTTTAATTTTTACTGCTTTTTTATTTTTTAAGTTAAAAGAGAAAGTTTATTTTTTCTATTTTGGTTATAGCTTTTTTTATTTAATTTATACTTTAAATATTAGTGGTGTTTTAGCATATGTAGATTTACATTATTATGTTTATGAATTACAAGCAACAGGAGCTTTTACTACAGCTTTTTTAACACTCTTTTCAATGAAATATCTTAATACAAAAAATCATTTAAAGTATTTTAATATTTTATTAACAGTCATAACTTATATTTTATTTATTTTAGGTTTTTTATTAATATATTCATATACACCTTGGAATAAAGTAATTAATAACACAGTAGGTTTTATAAATTTATTATTAATTATCTCTTCTATAATTTTATATTTTAAAGGTTATGTATATACAAAATATTATATTTTTATCATGCTTTTATTTTTTACTTTTATAATCTTATTTACTTCTATGGTTGGTGGAGTTTTTGAATACAATGTTATTACAAGACATGGTTATATTGGAGCTTCTACTTTAGAATTAATATTTTTTACACTTCTTTTAGTAAATAAATATGCAGTGGCAAAAAATAGACAAATTAAGTATCAAAATGAGTTGCTTTTATTTAAAAATAATCAAGAAATACTTTTAAAAGAAGAAGTTGAAAAAAGAACTGAAGCATTAAATAGAACAAATAAAAAACTTTCAAACTTAGTAAATGAAAGAGAACTTCTTTTAAAAGAAGTTTTTCATAGAGTTAAAAATAATTTTCATATGATTATAGGAATGCTTTGGTTTGAATCTCAAAAACATAAAGAAAATGATATTTTTACAGAGTTAACAAATAGAATTAAATCAATGTCTAAACTTCATGAATATTTACTTTATAGTTCAAAAGATTTAAAACATATTAGTACAAAAGATTATTTACATGGAATTATTGACAACATAATTATTTCCTACTCAAGAAAAGAGTTTTATCTTAACTATAAGATTGATGATACATTTTTAGAGTTTGAGGAAGCTCTAAGTTTAGGGGTAATTATAAATGAAATTATAAGTAATAGTATAAAACATAATAAAAATATAAATAATCATATCTCTTTGTCTTTTGAAGAAGTGAATAGTATTTTAAAGCTAGAAATAAAAGATAATGGAAAAGAATTCTCCCTTCTGGAAAAAGGCTTAGGTTTAAATTTAGTTGAGGAGTTTTCAAGAAAATTAAATAATTCAAAATACTTTTTTTCTTTTGAAAATGGTACTTGTTTTACTCTTGAATTTTTAAAAAAGGAGATAAATGAATAA
- a CDS encoding peptidylprolyl isomerase yields MASATARHILVRNKKLAQQIKEELIEGEILFEKAAKKYSKCPSGKRKGFLGSFFKGDMVKEFDEVVFSKNTPLNKVVGPVKTEFGFHLIEVLARN; encoded by the coding sequence ATGGCATCTGCAACAGCTAGACATATTTTAGTAAGAAATAAAAAACTTGCACAACAAATAAAAGAAGAGTTAATCGAAGGAGAGATACTTTTTGAAAAAGCTGCTAAAAAATATTCTAAATGTCCATCGGGAAAAAGAAAGGGATTTTTAGGTAGTTTTTTTAAAGGTGATATGGTAAAAGAGTTTGATGAAGTAGTTTTTTCTAAAAACACTCCTCTTAATAAGGTAGTAGGTCCTGTTAAAACAGAGTTTGGGTTTCATCTGATTGAAGTTTTAGCTAGAAACTAA
- a CDS encoding PQQ-dependent sugar dehydrogenase, producing the protein MIKKIALILVLFPFLIFAKTDTFNYKLENLVSNLGKVWGMVVLDKDRVLFTEKNGKIGVLTLSSKKIAYLNNTPIVYYKGQGGLLDVQKSPNFENDKSLYFTYVKELMGKGVTTLARAKFIDNKLQEWEDLLVTKSSSDTSRHFGSRITFDEEGHLYFTVGDRGVRPNAQDLTNHAGTVIRLNLDGTIPKDNPFLENPEALDEIYSYGHRNIQGIFYDKKTKHLWAIEHGPRGGDEINLIEKGKNYGWPIISYGKEYWSPVSVGEGTHKAGMEQPIKYYSPSIAPSSLIIYSGKLFKELEHKFLIGSLKLTHLNIITMNKNAKSIDEQRIL; encoded by the coding sequence ATGATTAAAAAAATTGCTTTAATACTTGTGTTATTCCCTTTTTTAATATTTGCTAAAACAGATACTTTTAATTATAAATTAGAAAATTTAGTTTCAAATTTAGGAAAAGTTTGGGGAATGGTTGTTCTTGATAAAGATAGAGTTTTATTTACTGAAAAAAATGGAAAAATAGGAGTACTAACTCTTTCTTCAAAAAAAATAGCTTACTTAAATAATACACCAATTGTTTATTATAAAGGACAAGGTGGTCTTTTAGATGTACAAAAAAGTCCAAATTTTGAGAATGATAAAAGTTTATATTTTACCTATGTGAAAGAGTTGATGGGTAAAGGAGTTACAACTTTAGCAAGAGCAAAATTTATAGATAATAAGTTACAAGAATGGGAAGATTTACTTGTAACAAAATCAAGTAGTGACACCTCTAGACATTTTGGTAGTAGAATTACTTTTGATGAAGAGGGACATTTGTATTTTACTGTAGGAGATAGGGGTGTCAGACCAAATGCACAAGATTTAACAAATCATGCAGGAACAGTAATAAGATTAAATCTTGATGGAACTATTCCTAAAGATAATCCTTTTTTAGAAAATCCAGAGGCTTTAGATGAAATATACTCTTATGGACATAGAAATATTCAAGGAATTTTTTATGATAAAAAAACAAAGCATTTATGGGCTATAGAACATGGACCAAGAGGTGGAGATGAAATCAACTTAATAGAAAAAGGAAAAAATTATGGTTGGCCTATTATTTCCTATGGAAAAGAGTATTGGTCTCCTGTTTCAGTAGGAGAAGGAACACATAAAGCAGGTATGGAACAACCTATAAAATATTATTCTCCTTCTATTGCTCCAAGTTCACTAATTATCTATTCAGGAAAGCTTTTTAAGGAGTTAGAACATAAGTTTTTAATAGGGTCACTTAAACTTACTCATCTAAATATTATAACTATGAATAAAAATGCAAAATCTATAGATGAACAGAGAATTTTATAA
- a CDS encoding cupin domain-containing protein, giving the protein MKEAIKISENENYSAIDLGDLNKLMEYSLIHPINKQEIEGKVFLKDATKSSGTEISFNSLPANTAQPYFHIHNKNEETYIILKGHGFFQVDEDCFEIKEGSTIRVAPKGVRGIKNSSDDIMIYLVVQAKENSLEEYTTADGTRVPYEAKW; this is encoded by the coding sequence ATGAAAGAAGCTATAAAAATATCAGAAAATGAAAACTACAGTGCTATTGATTTAGGGGATTTAAATAAACTGATGGAGTACTCTTTAATTCATCCTATAAATAAACAAGAAATAGAAGGAAAAGTATTTTTAAAAGATGCTACAAAGTCAAGTGGTACAGAGATATCTTTTAATTCTCTTCCTGCAAATACTGCACAACCATATTTTCATATTCATAATAAAAATGAAGAGACATATATTATTTTAAAAGGTCATGGTTTTTTTCAAGTTGATGAGGACTGTTTTGAAATAAAAGAGGGTAGTACAATTAGAGTTGCACCTAAAGGTGTAAGGGGTATAAAAAACTCTTCTGATGATATTATGATTTATTTGGTAGTTCAAGCAAAAGAGAACTCTTTAGAAGAGTATACAACAGCTGATGGAACTAGAGTTCCTTATGAAGCTAAGTGGTAA
- a CDS encoding NifB/NifX family molybdenum-iron cluster-binding protein — protein sequence MKIAIPVKDEKLSFFPNAGHTPKFAVYTMSGSGMFKSFNLDEIKQNPRSDIDHSNPEEEHACDHSHDDADHIEQHNKMGRALKECDYIVVKKACKNTAKSFTSEGIKLIKYNGDSFESTKILNELSSKFV from the coding sequence ATGAAAATAGCAATACCAGTAAAAGATGAAAAATTAAGCTTTTTCCCAAATGCAGGGCATACTCCTAAGTTTGCTGTATATACAATGAGTGGTTCAGGAATGTTCAAATCGTTTAATCTAGATGAAATAAAACAAAATCCTAGAAGTGATATCGACCATAGTAATCCAGAAGAAGAGCATGCCTGTGATCATTCACATGATGATGCTGATCATATTGAACAACACAATAAAATGGGAAGAGCTTTAAAAGAGTGTGATTATATTGTAGTTAAAAAAGCTTGTAAAAATACTGCAAAATCATTTACAAGTGAAGGAATAAAACTTATAAAATACAATGGTGATTCTTTTGAGTCAACTAAGATTTTAAATGAACTATCTTCAAAGTTTGTATAA
- a CDS encoding alpha/beta fold hydrolase: MKEKIYLIPGLMTDERLWSRVKPYLDEKYELIHLPIPYSEDFDEINKILDKQITDEKINLLGFSLGGYLATYYTVTFPNKVKRLFLLSSTPSATEEKDIPRREKKLQEAREGNFTLLDEKKAVELLEVKDDKQLVKLVCDMFNELGNETFASQLALTLKREELFTKLNELKIPTYLYYSLEDRLLNHTSIKALEKIEHDFKINHRVGTSHNISLEVPKEFCKEIEQWMQI; encoded by the coding sequence ATGAAAGAGAAGATATATTTAATTCCTGGTCTTATGACAGATGAAAGACTTTGGAGTAGAGTAAAACCTTATTTAGATGAAAAATATGAATTAATACATTTACCAATACCCTATAGTGAAGACTTTGATGAAATTAATAAAATATTAGATAAACAAATAACTGATGAGAAAATCAATTTATTAGGTTTTTCTTTAGGTGGTTATTTAGCAACTTATTATACAGTTACCTTTCCAAACAAAGTTAAAAGATTGTTTCTATTAAGCTCAACTCCTAGTGCAACAGAAGAAAAAGATATTCCAAGAAGAGAAAAAAAACTACAAGAAGCAAGAGAAGGAAATTTCACTTTATTAGATGAAAAAAAAGCAGTAGAGCTTTTAGAAGTTAAAGATGATAAACAGTTAGTGAAGCTTGTATGCGATATGTTTAATGAATTAGGAAATGAAACTTTTGCTTCTCAACTTGCACTTACACTAAAAAGAGAAGAACTTTTTACTAAGTTAAATGAGTTAAAAATACCAACATATCTTTATTATAGTTTAGAAGATAGGTTATTAAATCATACCTCTATAAAAGCTTTAGAAAAGATAGAGCATGATTTTAAAATAAACCATAGAGTAGGCACTAGCCATAATATCTCTTTAGAAGTTCCAAAAGAGTTTTGTAAAGAGATTGAACAATGGATGCAAATTTAA
- a CDS encoding pentapeptide repeat-containing protein gives MSFKIDDYWEEEFVKYKEKELYKIYFDNCTFIKCDFSKALIDSCKFTECTFINCDLSLASLKSSTFNDVKFENSKLIGISWSSCDEPFDVNFDSCNISQNSFHLLDLRKMLFKNSIIKDTGFEECNLEKAIFDNCDLELSSFIKNNLKKANFETSKNYLIDPKLNDLKDTSFSLPEALSFLTLLPIKIK, from the coding sequence ATGAGTTTTAAAATAGATGATTATTGGGAAGAAGAGTTTGTAAAATACAAAGAAAAGGAACTTTATAAAATTTATTTTGATAATTGCACCTTTATAAAGTGTGATTTCTCAAAGGCTTTAATAGATTCTTGTAAATTTACAGAGTGTACTTTTATCAATTGTGATTTATCTTTGGCCTCTTTGAAATCCTCAACATTTAATGATGTTAAATTTGAAAACTCAAAGTTAATAGGTATCTCATGGAGCTCTTGTGATGAGCCTTTTGATGTTAACTTTGATTCTTGTAATATTTCTCAAAACTCTTTTCATCTTTTAGATTTAAGAAAGATGTTATTTAAAAACTCTATTATAAAAGATACTGGTTTTGAAGAGTGTAATTTAGAAAAAGCTATTTTTGATAACTGTGATTTAGAGCTTTCTTCTTTTATAAAGAATAATTTAAAAAAAGCAAACTTTGAAACATCAAAAAACTATCTTATTGACCCTAAATTAAATGATTTAAAAGATACCAGCTTCTCTTTACCTGAAGCTCTTAGTTTTTTAACATTACTTCCTATAAAGATTAAATAA
- a CDS encoding winged helix-turn-helix transcriptional regulator, giving the protein MDTPFGYTLSLISGKWKMVILYLLDEYKVIRYNELQRKIGSITYKMLSSQLKELESSKLINRKEYPSIPPKVEYSLTKKGESLIPILDEMCKWGSKERPDLLQYIEE; this is encoded by the coding sequence ATAGACACACCTTTTGGTTATACATTATCTCTAATATCAGGGAAATGGAAAATGGTAATTTTGTATTTATTAGATGAATATAAGGTCATAAGATACAATGAATTACAAAGAAAAATAGGTTCAATTACTTATAAAATGCTGAGTTCTCAATTGAAAGAGTTAGAATCAAGTAAATTAATAAATAGAAAAGAGTATCCTTCCATACCTCCTAAAGTTGAATATAGTTTGACAAAAAAAGGAGAGTCCTTAATACCTATTTTAGATGAAATGTGTAAATGGGGTTCAAAAGAAAGACCTGATTTACTTCAATATATAGAAGAATAA
- a CDS encoding DEAD/DEAH box helicase, with product MTFYEFGLKEPINKALTELGLEKPTQIQEKVIPLVLEKFDVMAKAQTGSGKTASFVLPILENFMNNSYEGKAKIRTLVLAPTRELALQVSNSFQSLSKYFHKKPKITTIIGGEDISQQLLDVQKGSDIVVATAGRLLDIISKKQINLSNLEYFVLDEADKLLDLGFQEELDLILEQIPKKRQNLLFSATYPQKVLEIASKITKEAKEVFLEQSQTVELINQRAIKVNSENRSALLRYLLKEYKWDKVLVFMATNRAADNLAAKFRKYGFNAESFHGHLDQEERNYTLEDFKNKEIDILFSSDIAARGLHIEDISCVVNYDLPRSPADYVHRIGRTARAGKSGEAISFITLENYEHFKLIEKRANINLEKEVIKGFELEGTPLTKKKGEAPVKGKRKSKKDKLREARAKKDNL from the coding sequence ATGACATTTTATGAGTTTGGTTTAAAAGAACCAATAAATAAAGCCTTAACTGAACTTGGTTTAGAAAAACCAACACAAATTCAAGAGAAGGTAATACCTTTAGTTTTAGAAAAATTTGATGTAATGGCTAAAGCACAAACAGGAAGTGGAAAAACAGCAAGTTTTGTTCTTCCTATTTTAGAAAATTTTATGAATAATTCTTATGAAGGTAAAGCTAAAATAAGAACTTTAGTTCTTGCTCCTACAAGAGAGTTAGCTCTTCAAGTATCAAATAGTTTTCAAAGCTTAAGTAAATACTTTCATAAAAAACCAAAAATAACTACAATTATTGGTGGAGAAGATATTTCTCAACAACTTCTTGATGTACAAAAAGGAAGTGATATTGTAGTTGCTACAGCAGGAAGATTACTTGATATTATCTCTAAAAAACAAATCAATTTATCAAATTTGGAATATTTTGTATTAGATGAAGCTGATAAATTACTTGACTTAGGCTTTCAAGAAGAGTTAGATTTAATTTTAGAACAAATACCAAAAAAAAGACAAAATCTACTTTTCTCAGCAACTTATCCCCAAAAAGTTTTAGAAATAGCTTCAAAGATAACAAAAGAGGCAAAAGAGGTTTTTTTAGAGCAAAGTCAAACAGTTGAGCTTATAAATCAAAGAGCAATAAAAGTAAATAGTGAAAATCGTTCAGCGCTTTTAAGATATTTACTTAAAGAGTATAAGTGGGATAAAGTTTTAGTTTTTATGGCTACTAATAGAGCTGCTGATAATTTAGCAGCTAAATTTAGAAAATATGGTTTTAATGCAGAGTCTTTTCATGGGCATTTAGATCAAGAAGAGAGAAATTATACTTTAGAAGATTTTAAAAATAAAGAGATAGATATTCTATTTTCTTCTGATATTGCTGCAAGAGGTTTACATATAGAAGATATCTCTTGTGTTGTAAATTATGATTTACCAAGGTCTCCTGCTGATTATGTACATAGAATAGGAAGAACAGCAAGAGCAGGTAAAAGTGGAGAAGCAATCTCTTTTATTACTTTGGAAAACTATGAGCATTTTAAACTTATTGAGAAGCGTGCTAATATTAATCTTGAAAAAGAAGTGATTAAAGGTTTTGAGTTAGAAGGTACACCTTTAACAAAGAAAAAGGGTGAAGCTCCTGTAAAAGGGAAAAGAAAAAGTAAAAAAGATAAATTAAGAGAAGCTAGAGCTAAAAAGGATAACCTTTAG
- a CDS encoding response regulator, whose product MNKSEFNILIVEDEFIAFAYLKNILEKMDFINIYNARNSNEAKDKVSTYKINLIFMDINIDGSIDGIACARLINEKDNIPIIYTTAYADMNTINDTKETNMFGYIIKPFNYEDVDVTLSVAMRFLEKDNTTLNIIDEELTLTKDYKYYKNSKTLKKSGVVVNLTKKELEIFNQLSLKINQNISYEFLIDEVWKGKEVSLSTIRDTISRLKRKVPELNIQNVANYGYILKLNE is encoded by the coding sequence ATGAATAAAAGTGAATTTAATATATTAATAGTAGAAGATGAGTTTATTGCCTTTGCATATTTAAAAAATATTTTAGAAAAAATGGATTTTATAAATATTTATAATGCTAGAAATTCAAATGAGGCAAAAGATAAAGTTTCAACTTATAAAATTAATTTAATTTTTATGGATATAAATATTGATGGTTCAATTGATGGTATCGCATGTGCTAGATTAATAAATGAAAAAGATAATATTCCAATTATATATACGACAGCATATGCAGATATGAATACTATAAATGATACTAAAGAGACTAATATGTTTGGATATATAATTAAACCTTTCAATTATGAAGATGTAGATGTAACTTTAAGTGTGGCAATGAGATTTTTAGAAAAAGATAATACTACTTTAAATATTATTGATGAAGAACTTACCCTAACAAAAGATTATAAATATTATAAAAACTCTAAAACCTTAAAAAAAAGTGGAGTAGTAGTTAATCTTACGAAAAAAGAGTTAGAGATATTCAATCAACTCTCTTTAAAAATTAATCAAAATATATCTTATGAGTTCTTAATAGATGAAGTTTGGAAAGGAAAGGAAGTTTCACTATCAACAATAAGAGATACAATTTCAAGATTAAAAAGAAAAGTACCTGAGTTAAATATCCAGAATGTAGCAAATTATGGATACATATTAAAACTAAACGAGTGA
- a CDS encoding autotransporter outer membrane beta-barrel domain-containing protein, translating into MKTTKTKLSLLTSAILFSSVIGTQELRAVAGTSSSATLYESNQFYRPDSNVDYVDQITPSNFSSQSTTLYSYLSQSVYVTTAGTYDFSTTGGTVGDPFLILYSSFDKDNPMNNIIVGNDDGAGSGHALLDDVVLSADTTYYLVTTSYNPATGTVEFLVTGPDGVIITTLTTDPEATSSEPEATSSILNSTISGGGKQPAQDAARVLDSSSGNARMQNVIIAINNLSSDSAVAKAVESTTPQTTTSSFTAANQISNNVSNIVSQRQNVNLNGAGLNSGDSMLSEKNIWIKPYGSRGSQDDKDGINGFDIDTYGIGFGFDGEYAENKQIGFGFFYTNADVEVNNVSQTSDIDVYSLIVYGNTPIFDNKTNLLYQVGYSWQDTSSNRGIEFMGTSAKADYTSNVASIDLRLLRDYRVNEKLLLQPLVSTTYRHFESPNYSESGADALNLEVDKFTANELILGIGALGFYKLNENSNLFGNINIGYDLKDDNNIVSSSYQGASGLSFETEGIDNGRFSYDLGIGYENNINDLTNINFSYNFQGEGSDYTNHVISAKYTYKF; encoded by the coding sequence ATGAAAACAACAAAAACAAAACTCTCACTTCTGACCAGTGCTATACTGTTTTCATCAGTTATAGGAACACAAGAGTTAAGAGCAGTAGCTGGTACTTCAAGTTCAGCAACACTGTATGAGTCAAATCAATTCTACAGACCAGATTCAAATGTTGATTATGTAGATCAAATAACTCCAAGTAACTTTAGTAGCCAAAGTACAACACTGTATAGTTACCTTTCTCAATCTGTATACGTTACAACTGCAGGTACGTATGATTTTTCAACTACAGGAGGAACAGTTGGTGATCCTTTTTTAATTTTGTATTCATCATTTGACAAAGACAATCCAATGAATAATATCATTGTAGGAAATGATGATGGAGCAGGTTCTGGTCACGCATTACTTGATGATGTGGTATTGAGTGCAGATACAACTTATTATCTTGTTACGACTTCATATAATCCTGCAACAGGTACCGTTGAATTTTTAGTGACAGGTCCAGATGGGGTTATCATCACTACTTTAACAACTGATCCAGAAGCAACTTCTTCTGAGCCAGAAGCAACTTCTTCAATTTTAAACTCTACTATTTCAGGAGGAGGAAAACAACCTGCTCAAGATGCTGCACGTGTTTTAGATAGTTCAAGTGGTAATGCCAGAATGCAAAATGTCATTATTGCGATTAACAATCTTTCATCTGACAGTGCAGTTGCAAAAGCAGTTGAAAGTACGACGCCACAAACAACGACATCAAGTTTTACTGCAGCAAATCAAATTTCAAACAATGTTTCAAATATTGTTTCTCAAAGACAAAATGTAAACCTAAATGGTGCAGGTCTTAACTCTGGGGATTCAATGTTATCTGAAAAAAACATTTGGATTAAACCTTATGGTTCTAGAGGTTCTCAAGATGATAAAGATGGTATAAATGGTTTTGATATTGATACTTATGGTATTGGATTTGGTTTTGATGGGGAATATGCTGAAAATAAACAAATTGGATTTGGTTTCTTCTATACTAATGCTGATGTTGAAGTAAATAATGTTTCTCAAACTTCTGATATTGATGTTTATAGTTTAATTGTTTATGGTAATACACCTATTTTTGATAATAAAACAAATCTTCTTTATCAAGTAGGATACTCTTGGCAAGATACTTCAAGTAATAGAGGTATTGAATTTATGGGTACTAGTGCAAAAGCTGATTATACTTCAAACGTAGCATCTATTGATTTAAGACTATTAAGAGATTATAGAGTAAATGAAAAACTTCTATTACAACCTTTAGTATCAACTACTTATAGACATTTTGAATCTCCAAATTATAGTGAAAGTGGAGCTGATGCTTTAAACTTAGAGGTTGATAAATTTACTGCAAATGAGCTTATCTTAGGTATAGGAGCTCTTGGATTTTATAAATTAAATGAAAATTCAAATCTATTTGGAAATATAAATATTGGTTATGACTTAAAAGATGATAATAATATTGTATCTTCTTCTTATCAAGGTGCTTCTGGTTTATCTTTTGAAACAGAAGGTATTGACAATGGTAGATTTAGTTATGACCTTGGTATAGGTTATGAAAATAATATTAATGATTTAACAAATATTAACTTCTCTTACAACTTTCAAGGTGAAGGTAGTGATTATACAAACCATGTAATCTCTGCTAAATATACTTATAAGTTTTAA
- a CDS encoding DUF3144 domain-containing protein: MENKQEFVRRADEHIQTANAQINEYVTPGEVSASFMYGVARFNAWLAAREYKSAEDFQAEKEKAMEYFISEYKKMLEEHIDNHIQNFDFN, translated from the coding sequence ATGGAAAATAAACAAGAGTTTGTAAGAAGAGCTGATGAGCATATTCAAACTGCAAATGCACAAATAAATGAATATGTGACTCCAGGAGAAGTTAGTGCTTCTTTTATGTATGGTGTTGCAAGATTTAATGCATGGTTAGCAGCAAGAGAATATAAATCAGCAGAAGATTTTCAAGCAGAAAAAGAGAAAGCTATGGAATACTTTATTTCTGAATATAAAAAAATGCTAGAAGAGCATATAGATAATCATATTCAAAACTTTGATTTCAACTAA